In the genome of Pempheris klunzingeri isolate RE-2024b chromosome 11, fPemKlu1.hap1, whole genome shotgun sequence, one region contains:
- the mapk14a gene encoding mitogen-activated protein kinase 14A isoform X4: MSGRWSAVSSAGMSQKERPVFYRQEVNKTIWEVPERYQNLSPVGSGAYGSVSSAFDEKTSLKIAVKKLSRPFQSIIHAKRTYRELRLLKHMKHENVIGLLDVFSPATSLKEFNDVYLVTHLMGADLNNIVKCQKLTDDHVQFLIYQILRGLKYIHSADIIHRDLKPSNLAVNEDCELKILDFGLARHTDDEMTGYVATRWYRAPEIMLNWMHYNMTVDIWSVGCIMAELLTGRTLFPGTDHINQLQQIMRLTGTPPASLISRMPSHEARNYISSLPNMPKRNFADVFIGANPQAVDLLEKMLVLDTDKRITAAEALAHPYFAQYHDPDDEPEAEPYDQSFESRELEIEEWKRLTYEEVCSFEPPIFDEDDME, from the exons ATGTCAGGTCGGTGGTCGGCAGTGAGTTCTGCAGGAATGTCGCAGAAAGAGAGACCCGTGTTTTATCGACAGGAAGTCAACAAGACCATATGGGAAGTCCCGGAGCGGTACCAAAACCTGTCTCCGGTGGGCTCTGGCGCCTACGGATCCGTTAG TTCTGCATTCGATGAGAAGACTAGTTTGAAGATAGCTGTGAAGAAGCTCTCTCGACCATTTCAGTCGATCATCCATGCTAAGAGAACATACAGAGAGCTGCGGTTGCTTAagcacatgaaacatgaaaat GTGATTGGCCTCTTAGATGTCTTCAGCCCTGCTACTTCTCTGAAAGAATTCAATGACGT GTATCTCGTGACTCACTTAATGGGAGCTGATCTCAACAACATAGTGAAATGTCAGAAACTCACAGATGACCATGTGCAGTTCCTCATATACCAGATCCTCAGAGGGTTGAAG TATATCCACTCAGCAGATATCATTCATAGA GATTTGAAACCTAGTAATCTGGCTGTGAATGAAGACTGTGAGCTGAAG ATTTTGGACTTTGGTTTGGCACGGCACACTGATGATGAGATGACCGGCTATGTGGCCACCCGCTGGTACCGCGCCCCAGAGATCATGTTGAACTGGATGCATTACAACATGACAG tggatATTTGGTCAGTGGGGTGTATAATGGCAGAACTCCTCACTGGAAGAACTCTTTTTCCTGGTACTGACC ATATAAACCAGCTTCAGCAGATAATGCGTCTGACAGGAACGCCCCCAGCATCTCTAATAAGCAGGATGCCCAGCCATGAG GCCAGGAACTACATCAGCTCCCTGCCAAACATGCCCAAGAGGAACTTTGCGGATGTGTTCATTGGTGCCAACCCACAAG CTGTGGACCTCCTGGAGAAAATGCTGGTTCTGGACACAGACAAGCGGAtaacagcagctgaggctctGGCTCACCCCTACTTCGCCCAGTACCACGACCCAGACGACGAGCCTGAGGCTGAGCCGTACGACCAGAGCTTTGAGAGCCGCGAACTGGAGATCGAAGAGTGGAAAC GATTAACCTACGAAGAGGTGTGTAGTTTTGAGCCACCTATCTTTGATGAGGATGACATGGAGTAA
- the mapk14a gene encoding mitogen-activated protein kinase 14A isoform X3 produces MSGRWSAVSSAGMSQKERPVFYRQEVNKTIWEVPERYQNLSPVGSGAYGSVSSAFDEKTSLKIAVKKLSRPFQSIIHAKRTYRELRLLKHMKHENVIGLLDVFSPATSLKEFNDVYLVTHLMGADLNNIVKCQKLTDDHVQFLIYQILRGLKYIHSADIIHRDLKPSNLAVNEDCELKILDFGLARHTDDEMTGYVATRWYRAPEIMLNWMHYNMTVDIWSVGCIMAELLTGRTLFPGTDHIDQLKLIMLLVGTPGPELLMKISSESARNYISSLPNMPKRNFADVFIGANPQAVDLLEKMLVLDTDKRITAAEALAHPYFAQYHDPDDEPEAEPYDQSFESRELEIEEWKRLTYEEVCSFEPPIFDEDDME; encoded by the exons ATGTCAGGTCGGTGGTCGGCAGTGAGTTCTGCAGGAATGTCGCAGAAAGAGAGACCCGTGTTTTATCGACAGGAAGTCAACAAGACCATATGGGAAGTCCCGGAGCGGTACCAAAACCTGTCTCCGGTGGGCTCTGGCGCCTACGGATCCGTTAG TTCTGCATTCGATGAGAAGACTAGTTTGAAGATAGCTGTGAAGAAGCTCTCTCGACCATTTCAGTCGATCATCCATGCTAAGAGAACATACAGAGAGCTGCGGTTGCTTAagcacatgaaacatgaaaat GTGATTGGCCTCTTAGATGTCTTCAGCCCTGCTACTTCTCTGAAAGAATTCAATGACGT GTATCTCGTGACTCACTTAATGGGAGCTGATCTCAACAACATAGTGAAATGTCAGAAACTCACAGATGACCATGTGCAGTTCCTCATATACCAGATCCTCAGAGGGTTGAAG TATATCCACTCAGCAGATATCATTCATAGA GATTTGAAACCTAGTAATCTGGCTGTGAATGAAGACTGTGAGCTGAAG ATTTTGGACTTTGGTTTGGCACGGCACACTGATGATGAGATGACCGGCTATGTGGCCACCCGCTGGTACCGCGCCCCAGAGATCATGTTGAACTGGATGCATTACAACATGACAG tggatATTTGGTCAGTGGGGTGTATAATGGCAGAACTCCTCACTGGAAGAACTCTTTTTCCTGGTACTGACC ACATTGATCAGTTGAAGCTAATCATGCTGCTCGTCGGAACTCCAGGGCCTGAGCTCTTGATGAAAATATCTTCAGAGTCT GCCAGGAACTACATCAGCTCCCTGCCAAACATGCCCAAGAGGAACTTTGCGGATGTGTTCATTGGTGCCAACCCACAAG CTGTGGACCTCCTGGAGAAAATGCTGGTTCTGGACACAGACAAGCGGAtaacagcagctgaggctctGGCTCACCCCTACTTCGCCCAGTACCACGACCCAGACGACGAGCCTGAGGCTGAGCCGTACGACCAGAGCTTTGAGAGCCGCGAACTGGAGATCGAAGAGTGGAAAC GATTAACCTACGAAGAGGTGTGTAGTTTTGAGCCACCTATCTTTGATGAGGATGACATGGAGTAA
- the mapk14a gene encoding mitogen-activated protein kinase 14A isoform X2, with translation MSGRWSAVSSAGMSQKERPVFYRQEVNKTIWEVPERYQNLSPVGSGAYGSVSSAFDEKTSLKIAVKKLSRPFQSIIHAKRTYRELRLLKHMKHENVIGLLDVFSPATSLKEFNDVYLVTHLMGADLNNIVKCQKLTDDHVQFLIYQILRGLKYIHSADIIHRDLKPSNLAVNEDCELKVSELLLSFKTLGYPQMSKNVNILQKTLLFLLFNHSQILDFGLARHTDDEMTGYVATRWYRAPEIMLNWMHYNMTVDIWSVGCIMAELLTGRTLFPGTDHINQLQQIMRLTGTPPASLISRMPSHEARNYISSLPNMPKRNFADVFIGANPQAVDLLEKMLVLDTDKRITAAEALAHPYFAQYHDPDDEPEAEPYDQSFESRELEIEEWKRLTYEEVCSFEPPIFDEDDME, from the exons ATGTCAGGTCGGTGGTCGGCAGTGAGTTCTGCAGGAATGTCGCAGAAAGAGAGACCCGTGTTTTATCGACAGGAAGTCAACAAGACCATATGGGAAGTCCCGGAGCGGTACCAAAACCTGTCTCCGGTGGGCTCTGGCGCCTACGGATCCGTTAG TTCTGCATTCGATGAGAAGACTAGTTTGAAGATAGCTGTGAAGAAGCTCTCTCGACCATTTCAGTCGATCATCCATGCTAAGAGAACATACAGAGAGCTGCGGTTGCTTAagcacatgaaacatgaaaat GTGATTGGCCTCTTAGATGTCTTCAGCCCTGCTACTTCTCTGAAAGAATTCAATGACGT GTATCTCGTGACTCACTTAATGGGAGCTGATCTCAACAACATAGTGAAATGTCAGAAACTCACAGATGACCATGTGCAGTTCCTCATATACCAGATCCTCAGAGGGTTGAAG TATATCCACTCAGCAGATATCATTCATAGA GATTTGAAACCTAGTAATCTGGCTGTGAATGAAGACTGTGAGCTGAAGGTCAGTGAACTCCTGCTCTCATTTAAAACACTGGGTTATCCACAAATgtccaaaaatgtaaatattttgcAAAAAACTCTGCTTTTTTTGCTCTTCAACCACTCCCAGATTTTGGACTTTGGTTTGGCACGGCACACTGATGATGAGATGACCGGCTATGTGGCCACCCGCTGGTACCGCGCCCCAGAGATCATGTTGAACTGGATGCATTACAACATGACAG tggatATTTGGTCAGTGGGGTGTATAATGGCAGAACTCCTCACTGGAAGAACTCTTTTTCCTGGTACTGACC ATATAAACCAGCTTCAGCAGATAATGCGTCTGACAGGAACGCCCCCAGCATCTCTAATAAGCAGGATGCCCAGCCATGAG GCCAGGAACTACATCAGCTCCCTGCCAAACATGCCCAAGAGGAACTTTGCGGATGTGTTCATTGGTGCCAACCCACAAG CTGTGGACCTCCTGGAGAAAATGCTGGTTCTGGACACAGACAAGCGGAtaacagcagctgaggctctGGCTCACCCCTACTTCGCCCAGTACCACGACCCAGACGACGAGCCTGAGGCTGAGCCGTACGACCAGAGCTTTGAGAGCCGCGAACTGGAGATCGAAGAGTGGAAAC GATTAACCTACGAAGAGGTGTGTAGTTTTGAGCCACCTATCTTTGATGAGGATGACATGGAGTAA
- the mapk14a gene encoding mitogen-activated protein kinase 14A isoform X1 yields the protein MSGRWSAVSSAGMSQKERPVFYRQEVNKTIWEVPERYQNLSPVGSGAYGSVSSAFDEKTSLKIAVKKLSRPFQSIIHAKRTYRELRLLKHMKHENVIGLLDVFSPATSLKEFNDVYLVTHLMGADLNNIVKCQKLTDDHVQFLIYQILRGLKYIHSADIIHRDLKPSNLAVNEDCELKVSELLLSFKTLGYPQMSKNVNILQKTLLFLLFNHSQILDFGLARHTDDEMTGYVATRWYRAPEIMLNWMHYNMTVDIWSVGCIMAELLTGRTLFPGTDHIDQLKLIMLLVGTPGPELLMKISSESARNYISSLPNMPKRNFADVFIGANPQAVDLLEKMLVLDTDKRITAAEALAHPYFAQYHDPDDEPEAEPYDQSFESRELEIEEWKRLTYEEVCSFEPPIFDEDDME from the exons ATGTCAGGTCGGTGGTCGGCAGTGAGTTCTGCAGGAATGTCGCAGAAAGAGAGACCCGTGTTTTATCGACAGGAAGTCAACAAGACCATATGGGAAGTCCCGGAGCGGTACCAAAACCTGTCTCCGGTGGGCTCTGGCGCCTACGGATCCGTTAG TTCTGCATTCGATGAGAAGACTAGTTTGAAGATAGCTGTGAAGAAGCTCTCTCGACCATTTCAGTCGATCATCCATGCTAAGAGAACATACAGAGAGCTGCGGTTGCTTAagcacatgaaacatgaaaat GTGATTGGCCTCTTAGATGTCTTCAGCCCTGCTACTTCTCTGAAAGAATTCAATGACGT GTATCTCGTGACTCACTTAATGGGAGCTGATCTCAACAACATAGTGAAATGTCAGAAACTCACAGATGACCATGTGCAGTTCCTCATATACCAGATCCTCAGAGGGTTGAAG TATATCCACTCAGCAGATATCATTCATAGA GATTTGAAACCTAGTAATCTGGCTGTGAATGAAGACTGTGAGCTGAAGGTCAGTGAACTCCTGCTCTCATTTAAAACACTGGGTTATCCACAAATgtccaaaaatgtaaatattttgcAAAAAACTCTGCTTTTTTTGCTCTTCAACCACTCCCAGATTTTGGACTTTGGTTTGGCACGGCACACTGATGATGAGATGACCGGCTATGTGGCCACCCGCTGGTACCGCGCCCCAGAGATCATGTTGAACTGGATGCATTACAACATGACAG tggatATTTGGTCAGTGGGGTGTATAATGGCAGAACTCCTCACTGGAAGAACTCTTTTTCCTGGTACTGACC ACATTGATCAGTTGAAGCTAATCATGCTGCTCGTCGGAACTCCAGGGCCTGAGCTCTTGATGAAAATATCTTCAGAGTCT GCCAGGAACTACATCAGCTCCCTGCCAAACATGCCCAAGAGGAACTTTGCGGATGTGTTCATTGGTGCCAACCCACAAG CTGTGGACCTCCTGGAGAAAATGCTGGTTCTGGACACAGACAAGCGGAtaacagcagctgaggctctGGCTCACCCCTACTTCGCCCAGTACCACGACCCAGACGACGAGCCTGAGGCTGAGCCGTACGACCAGAGCTTTGAGAGCCGCGAACTGGAGATCGAAGAGTGGAAAC GATTAACCTACGAAGAGGTGTGTAGTTTTGAGCCACCTATCTTTGATGAGGATGACATGGAGTAA
- the elapor1 gene encoding endosome/lysosome-associated apoptosis and autophagy regulator 1, which produces MQRGPTHLSHLFLWLLFAQASADLPMCKESDYHFEYTECDVHGSRWRVAVPNKADTCTGLPDPIKGTQCTFSCNEGEFLDMQSQQCQKCAAGTYSLGTSVAFDEWDSMPSGFVTHGVNTNDGDADTDCSNSTWTPKGDFVASNTDECTATLSYAVSLKKPGTVSFEYFYPDSSIYFEFYVQNDQCQSTDSDRRWMKISESNWSKFRVELSSGSNVLYWRTTTYALLGSAVKPVLLRNIAISGVAYTSECFHCKPGTHSAKPGSARCTPCPAETYSNKGATVCHQCEQDTYAEAGSGSCKQRPACINSDYFYTHTPCDSEGKTQLMYKWIEPKICSETVEGAVKLPASGEKQTCPPCNPGFFVTNSSTCEPCLKGFYSNGTACTKCPVGMEPVVGFEYKWWNTMPSNMKSSIFHREFSDSNHITAWEVAGEYVYTTPGDLDTDYMMLTLSVSGYRLPQSVAKDNERSELSRITFVFETICTADCKFYFLAGYTQWNNDVVEQWTGSNRKQSYSYLIQRNSTVSFTWTFQRTEEFDMERKYSGDIAKIYSIHITNVIEGVASQCRRCALSSANSGSACVPCPPGHYMVSGTGVCKSCPSNTFIRADQPVGEAACVQCGPNTDRNKAYTACFSDCTLDVHTKGGLLHYDFSPLANVTGFHSSPRFSSKGLRYFHRFNLGLCGKEGRVPATCVDNVTASGREVKGYICQSTVVPSDIRSQSVVSSQSFLIGDSLIGVTTDTTLGSVSSPKWLSPPASGLPDVIFYYKSSEATQACKQGRSAAIRLRCNPTVTAKDHITLPSNCSEGTCDGCTFHFLWESQHACPLCTKNHYREIVSACIQGIQRTTYVWQQPLQCYGGESLPAQKVNACVTLDFWLKFGVSTGTIAAVLLISISCYFWKKTRKLQYKYSKLMMSSGGKECELPTADSCAIMEGEDAEDDLMDLTKKSFFTKIKSFSRERTSDGFDSVPLKSSSSRQQREEEDSDEA; this is translated from the exons ATGCAGCGAGGCCCGACACACCTGAGCCACCTCTTCCTATGGCTGCTTTTTGCGCAGGCCTCTGCGGATTTGCCCATGTGCAAAGAG TCAGATTATCACTTTGAGTACACAGAGTGTGACGTTCATGGGTCACGATGGAGAGTGGCAGTTCCCAACAAAGCTGACACATGCACCGGCCTGCCAGATCCAATCAAAGGCACTCAGTGCA CCTTCTCTTGTAACGAGGGGGAGTTCCTCGACATGCAGTCGCAGCAGTGCCAGAAGTGTGCTGCAGGCACTTACTCTCTGGGCACCAGCGTGGCCTTTGATGAGTGGGATAGCATGCCGTCTGGTTTTGTCACCCACGGGGTGAACACGAACGACGGGGATGCCGACACAGACTGCTCCAA CTCAACCTGGACACCAAAAGGTGATTTTGTAGCCTCAAACACAGACGAGTGCACTGCAACGCTCTCCTATGCTGTCAGCCTGAAGAAACCTGGAACTGTGTCCTTTGAATATTTCTACCCTGACAGCAGCATTTACTTTGAGTTCTAT GTTCAGAATGACCAGTGTCAGTCTACAGACTCTGACCGTCGCTGGATGAAGATCTCTGAGAGCAACTGGAGCAAATTCAGG GTTGAGCTGAGCAGCGGCAGCAATGTTCTGTACTGGAGAACGACTACGTATGCTCTGCTTGGCAGTGCTGTCAAACCTGTGCTGTTAAGAAACATTGCCATCTCAG GGGTGGCTTACACATCAGAGTGTTTCCATTGTAAACCTGGCACCCACAGTGCAAAACCAGGATCTGCCCGCTGCACCCCTTGCCCTGCTGAAACCTACTCCAACAAGGGTGCCACTGTTTGCCATCAGTGTGAACAAGACACATATGCAG AGGCTGGCTCAGGGAGCTGTAAACAGAGACCTGCATGTATCAACAGTGACTACTTCTACACCCACACTCCCTGTGACTCTGAGGGAAAG aCTCAGCTCATGTACAAGTGGATCGAGCCTAAGATCTGCAGTGAGACTGTTGAAGGAGCGGTGAAACTGCCTGCATCAGGGGAGAAGCAAACCTGTCCTCCGTGTAACCCGGGTTTCTTTGTCACCAACTCCTCCACCTGTGAACCCTGCCTCAAAGGTTTCTACTCAAATGGAACAG CCTGTACAAAGTGCCCAGTTGGCATGGAGCCGGTTGTGGGTTTCGAGTACAAGTGGTGGAACACGATGCCGAGCAACATGAAGAGCTCCATCTTCCACAGAGAGTTCAGCGACTCCAACCACATCACAG CATGGGAGGTGGCGGGGGAGTATGTGTACACCACGCCCGGGGATCTGGACACAGACTACATGATGCTCACACTCAGTGTCTCTGGATACAG GCTGCCTCAGTCCGTGGCCAAAGACAATGAAAGAAGTGAACTATCTCGCATCACCTTTGTCTTTGAGACCATTTGCACAGCTGACTGCAAATTTTACTTCTTGGCG GGTTATACTCAGTGGAATAATGATGTGGTGGAGCAGTGGACTGGCAGCAACAGGAAGCAGTCATACTCCTACCTCATCCAGAGGAACAGCACCGTCAGCTTCACCTGGACGTTTCAACGTACAGAGGAATTTGACATG GAGAGGAAATACAGTGGTGATATTGCAAAGATCTACTCCATCCACATCACCAACGTGATCGAAGGAGTGGCCTCTCAGTGTCGCCGCTGTGCCCTGAGCTCCGCTAACTCCGGCTCCGCCTGTGTTCCCTGCCCACCGGGACACTACATGGTCAGTGGGACAGGAGTGTGTAAGAGCTGCCCGTCGAACACCTTCATCAGGGCCGATCAGCCTGTCGGAGAGGCCGCTTGCGTTCAGTGTGgaccaaacacagacagaaacaag GCCTACACAGCTTGTTTCAGTGACTGTACGTTAGACGTGCACACAAAAGGAGGATTGCTGCACTACGACTTCTCTCCGCTGGCCAACGTCACCGGCTTCCACAGCAGCCCCCGCTTCTCCAGCAAAGGCCTGCGATACTTCCATCGCTTTAATTTGGGTCTGTGTGGGAAAGAG GGAAGAGTACCTGCAACCTGTGTGGACAATGTGACAGCCAGTGGgagagaggtcaaaggttacaTCTGTCAGTCCACTGTGGTTCCCTCTGACATCAGGAGTCAGAGCGTGGTGTCCTCCCAGTCTTTCCTTATTGGTGACTCACTCATCG GTGTGACTACAGACACAACCCTGGGTAGCGTCTCCTCTCCAAAATGGCTGTCTCCCCCAGCGTCTGGCCTGCCAGATGTCATTTTCTATTACAA GTCCAGTGAGGCGACTCAGGCTTGTAAACAAGGCAGGTCAGCCGCCATCAGACTGAGATGCAACCCCACAGTGACCGCTAAAGACCACATCACGCTGCCAAG TAACTGTTCAGAGGGGACGTGCGATGGTTGTACTTTCCACTTTCTGTGGGAGAGCCAGCATGCATGTCCACTCTGCACCAAAAACCACTACAGAGAGATTGTCAGCGCTTGTATCCAGGGAATACAG agaacCACCTACGTGTGGCAGCAGCCGTTGCAGTGTTACGGCGGAGAGTCACTGCCAGCACAAAAAGTCAATGCTTGTGTGACTCTGGATTTCTGGCTGAAGTTTGGCGTTTCCACGGGAACGATcgctgctgtgctgctcatcagcatcagctgctATTTCTGGAAGAAGACTCGCAA GTTGCAGTATAAGTACTCCAAGCTGATGATGAGCTCTGGGGGTAAAGAGTGTGAGCTGCCCACTGCAGACAGCTGTGCAATAATGGAGGGAGAGGATGCAGAGGACGACCTCATGGACCTCACCAAGAAATCCTTCTTCACCAAAATTAAGTCCTTCTCACGGGAG AGGACATCAGATGGATTTGACTCTGTTCCACTTAAGTCATCATCTTCACGCcagcaaagagaggaggaagactcAGATGAAGCTTAA
- the cfap276 gene encoding cilia- and flagella-associated protein 276, translated as MSGRDPFPLTKFETDFTLRSSRQQQRKAYDNPTHIAQTEQPWSRLHDTATVASTRRSVMQYERKAPNDSLDFQLKSVYDHHNNLFWGKNQVLYQKETVAENQRKEEILKQVMLEKEQKKDIRMWVDPQRCSIYSIK; from the exons ATGTCAGGTCGGGATCCTTTCCCCCTCACAAAGTTTGAAACCGACTTCACTCTCCGCAgctccaggcagcagcag AGAAAAGCTTATGATAATCCGACTCACATCGCCCAGACAGAGCAACCTTGGAGTCGCCTCCATGATACAGCCACTGTGGCCAGCACCCGGCGGAGTGTTATGCAGTATGAGCGTAAG GCTCCAAACGACAGCCTCGACTTTCAACTAAAGTCTGTCTACGATCACCACAACAACTTGTTCTGGGGAAAGAACCAGGTTTTATACCAGAAGGAGACAGTCGCTGAGAACCAAAG GAAAGAGGAAATCCTAAAGCAGGTCATGCTGgaaaaggaacaaaagaaaGACATCAGAATGTGGGTCGATCCACAGAGGTGCTCCATTTACAGTATTAAGTGA